Proteins from one Apis cerana isolate GH-2021 linkage group LG11, AcerK_1.0, whole genome shotgun sequence genomic window:
- the LOC108002390 gene encoding uncharacterized protein LOC108002390 isoform X1 has product MATVMMVANCQLDKMENAEDVKTIVELYIYDLTKGLASMMSRLVIGQHVEGIWHTAIVAYGREYFFGPSGIQSARPGGTVLGEPLKVEKIGETYLPYSLFFEYINGLGTSTFAPGTYNLFKHNCNSFTNEVSNFLVGQDIPKYILDLPEEILKTPIGQQVGGLIEGLSNSSNKSYIVGQTFLESRNHREVSPEFQLLNEAIEEARLNSIALEERRNEINEKLAKKDRKKKKKKKDKRQKGNKDSASDSNSTDPSNYTHMAESESAVSLSEMQASNGESTEVLPSDKVMQMEDEEKKEQEERKRHRDPPIVFKDVIDIKEEYQALIKVLEGKLSEEEQMCLNELRQYVLENEGSWALGDNFLNFVGRILYDKSLLNDARVKLLNILSVAALKDDVILLLHQDRREHIIMNYAFDIDRHPQEEQLPLAQFLANMFENLSSSEWLLYISEWQHQTQNISNIRVTTKVAVHSLLSNSIDLQIRGTAIIHNLACKEKMNKSKNLRRLLPKGSISKVFDDVAVELTMALLQYFNGSPAEEQLYACMKSLARFTQISGQDVPQLIQMIGPEPNKFRGTSERIDEQIDQVNKKLR; this is encoded by the exons CTAGACAAAATGGAAAACGCAGAAGATGTGAAGACAAtagtagaattatatatttatgatcttACCAAGGGGCTTGCTTCTATGATGTCTAGGCTCGTTATCg GTCAACATGTAGAAGGTATATGGCATACAGCTATTGTCGCTTACGGAAGAGAATATTTCTTTGGACCATCTGGAATACAAAGTGCTCGACCT GGTGGTACAGTATTAGGAGAACCGCTTAAAGTGGAAAAAATCGGAGAAACATATTTGCcatattctctcttttttgaatatataaacgGTTTGGGAACATCTACATTTGC cCCAGGTACTTACAATCTTTTTAAACATAACTGCAATAGTTTTACAAACGAAGTCAGTAATTTTCTAGTGGGCCAAGATATTCCGAAATATATTCTCGATTTACCCGAAGAAATACTTAAAAC aCCAATTGGACAACAAGTTGGAGGTCTTATAGAAGGTTTATCTAACAgttcaaataaatcatatatagtTGGTCAAACATTCCTTGAATCAAGAAATCATAGAGAAGTTTCACCGGAATTTCAGCTATTAAATGAAGCTATTGAAGAAGCaag attaaattcaattgcattagaagaaaggagaaacgaGATTAACGAAAAACTTGcgaagaaagatagaaagaaaaaaaagaagaagaaggataaaaggcaaaaaggaaataaagataGTGCAAGCGATAGTAATAGTACCGATCCTAGTAATTATACACATATGGCAGAAAGCGAAa gTGCAGTAAGTTTGAGCGAAATGCAGGCTTCAAATGGCGAAAGTACAGAAGTGTTACCATCGGACAAAGTTATGCAAATGGAGgatgaggaaaaaaaagaacaagaagaaaggaaacgtCATCGTGATCCTCCTATTGTATTTAAGGATGTAATAGATATCAAAGAGGAATATCAAGCATTAATCAAAGTGTTAGAAGGAAAATTAAGTGAAGAAGAACAAATGTGCTTAAACGAACTTCGACAATATGTTTTAGAGAACGAAGGTTCTTGGGCTCTCGgagacaattttttaaattttgtag GACGAATTCTATATGATAAATCTTTGCTAAATGATGCAAgggtaaaattattgaatatattatctgTTGCTGCATTAAAAGACGATGTAATCCTTTTATTACATCAGGATAGAAGGgaacatataattatgaattatgctTTCGATATTGATCGTCATCCCCAGGAAGAACAACTTCCCCTTGCACAATTT TTGGCAAATATGTTCGAAAATCTTAGTAGTTCGGAATggcttttatatatatcggaATGGCAACATCAAACTCAAAATATAAGTAACATAAGAGTAACGACCAAAGTCGCAGTACATTCATTGCTTTCAAATTCGATCGACTTGCAGATTCGTGGCACCGCTATTATTCACAACCTTGCCTGCAAGGAG aaaatgaaCAAAAGCAAAAATCTGCGGCGACTTTTACCAAAAGGCAGCATTTCTAAG GTATTCGATGATGTTGCTGTAGAATTGACAATGGCATTATTGCAATACTTCAATGGTAGTCCTGCTGAAGAACAGTTATATGCCTGTATGAAATCATTGGCACGTTTTACGCAAATTAGTGGCCAAGATGTACCACAGCTTATACAAATGATTGGACCAGAACCAAACAAATTTCGTGGAACATCTGAAAGAATCGACGAGCAAATCGATCAAGTTAACAAGAAATTGCGTTaa
- the LOC108002390 gene encoding uncharacterized protein LOC108002390 isoform X3 codes for MATVMMVANCQLDKMENAEDVKTIVELYIYDLTKGLASMMSRLVIGQHVEGIWHTAIVAYGREYFFGPSGIQSARPGGTVLGEPLKVEKIGETYLPYSLFFEYINGLGTSTFAPGTYNLFKHNCNSFTNEVSNFLVGQDIPKYILDLPEEILKTPIGQQVGGLIEGLSNSSNKSYIVGQTFLESRNHREVSPEFQLLNEAIEEARLNSIALEERRNEINEKLAKKDRKKKKKKKDKRQKGNKDSASDSNSTDPSNYTHMAESESAVSLSEMQASNGESTEVLPSDKVMQMEDEEKKEQEERKRHRDPPIVFKDVIDIKEEYQALIKVLEGKLSEEEQMCLNELRQYVLENEGSWALGDNFLNFVGRILYDKSLLNDARVKLLNILSVAALKDDVILLLHQDRREHIIMNYAFDIDRHPQEEQLPLAQFLANMFENLSSSEWLLYISEWQHQTQNISNIRVTTKVAVHSLLSNSIDLQIRGTAIIHNLACKEVKTVVFDDVAVELTMALLQYFNGSPAEEQLYACMKSLARFTQISGQDVPQLIQMIGPEPNKFRGTSERIDEQIDQVNKKLR; via the exons CTAGACAAAATGGAAAACGCAGAAGATGTGAAGACAAtagtagaattatatatttatgatcttACCAAGGGGCTTGCTTCTATGATGTCTAGGCTCGTTATCg GTCAACATGTAGAAGGTATATGGCATACAGCTATTGTCGCTTACGGAAGAGAATATTTCTTTGGACCATCTGGAATACAAAGTGCTCGACCT GGTGGTACAGTATTAGGAGAACCGCTTAAAGTGGAAAAAATCGGAGAAACATATTTGCcatattctctcttttttgaatatataaacgGTTTGGGAACATCTACATTTGC cCCAGGTACTTACAATCTTTTTAAACATAACTGCAATAGTTTTACAAACGAAGTCAGTAATTTTCTAGTGGGCCAAGATATTCCGAAATATATTCTCGATTTACCCGAAGAAATACTTAAAAC aCCAATTGGACAACAAGTTGGAGGTCTTATAGAAGGTTTATCTAACAgttcaaataaatcatatatagtTGGTCAAACATTCCTTGAATCAAGAAATCATAGAGAAGTTTCACCGGAATTTCAGCTATTAAATGAAGCTATTGAAGAAGCaag attaaattcaattgcattagaagaaaggagaaacgaGATTAACGAAAAACTTGcgaagaaagatagaaagaaaaaaaagaagaagaaggataaaaggcaaaaaggaaataaagataGTGCAAGCGATAGTAATAGTACCGATCCTAGTAATTATACACATATGGCAGAAAGCGAAa gTGCAGTAAGTTTGAGCGAAATGCAGGCTTCAAATGGCGAAAGTACAGAAGTGTTACCATCGGACAAAGTTATGCAAATGGAGgatgaggaaaaaaaagaacaagaagaaaggaaacgtCATCGTGATCCTCCTATTGTATTTAAGGATGTAATAGATATCAAAGAGGAATATCAAGCATTAATCAAAGTGTTAGAAGGAAAATTAAGTGAAGAAGAACAAATGTGCTTAAACGAACTTCGACAATATGTTTTAGAGAACGAAGGTTCTTGGGCTCTCGgagacaattttttaaattttgtag GACGAATTCTATATGATAAATCTTTGCTAAATGATGCAAgggtaaaattattgaatatattatctgTTGCTGCATTAAAAGACGATGTAATCCTTTTATTACATCAGGATAGAAGGgaacatataattatgaattatgctTTCGATATTGATCGTCATCCCCAGGAAGAACAACTTCCCCTTGCACAATTT TTGGCAAATATGTTCGAAAATCTTAGTAGTTCGGAATggcttttatatatatcggaATGGCAACATCAAACTCAAAATATAAGTAACATAAGAGTAACGACCAAAGTCGCAGTACATTCATTGCTTTCAAATTCGATCGACTTGCAGATTCGTGGCACCGCTATTATTCACAACCTTGCCTGCAAGGAGGTAAAAACTGTG GTATTCGATGATGTTGCTGTAGAATTGACAATGGCATTATTGCAATACTTCAATGGTAGTCCTGCTGAAGAACAGTTATATGCCTGTATGAAATCATTGGCACGTTTTACGCAAATTAGTGGCCAAGATGTACCACAGCTTATACAAATGATTGGACCAGAACCAAACAAATTTCGTGGAACATCTGAAAGAATCGACGAGCAAATCGATCAAGTTAACAAGAAATTGCGTTaa
- the LOC108002390 gene encoding uncharacterized protein LOC108002390 isoform X5, whose product MATVMMVANCQLDKMENAEDVKTIVELYIYDLTKGLASMMSRLVIGQHVEGIWHTAIVAYGREYFFGPSGIQSARPGGTVLGEPLKVEKIGETYLPYSLFFEYINGLGTSTFAPGTYNLFKHNCNSFTNEVSNFLVGQDIPKYILDLPEEILKTPIGQQVGGLIEGLSNSSNKSYIVGQTFLESRNHREVSPEFQLLNEAIEEARLNSIALEERRNEINEKLAKKDRKKKKKKKDKRQKGNKDSASDSNSTDPSNYTHMAESESAVSLSEMQASNGESTEVLPSDKVMQMEDEEKKEQEERKRHRDPPIVFKDVIDIKEEYQALIKVLEGKLSEEEQMCLNELRQYVLENEGSWALGDNFLNFVGRILYDKSLLNDARVKLLNILSVAALKDDVILLLHQDRREHIIMNYAFDIDRHPQEEQLPLAQFVFDDVAVELTMALLQYFNGSPAEEQLYACMKSLARFTQISGQDVPQLIQMIGPEPNKFRGTSERIDEQIDQVNKKLR is encoded by the exons CTAGACAAAATGGAAAACGCAGAAGATGTGAAGACAAtagtagaattatatatttatgatcttACCAAGGGGCTTGCTTCTATGATGTCTAGGCTCGTTATCg GTCAACATGTAGAAGGTATATGGCATACAGCTATTGTCGCTTACGGAAGAGAATATTTCTTTGGACCATCTGGAATACAAAGTGCTCGACCT GGTGGTACAGTATTAGGAGAACCGCTTAAAGTGGAAAAAATCGGAGAAACATATTTGCcatattctctcttttttgaatatataaacgGTTTGGGAACATCTACATTTGC cCCAGGTACTTACAATCTTTTTAAACATAACTGCAATAGTTTTACAAACGAAGTCAGTAATTTTCTAGTGGGCCAAGATATTCCGAAATATATTCTCGATTTACCCGAAGAAATACTTAAAAC aCCAATTGGACAACAAGTTGGAGGTCTTATAGAAGGTTTATCTAACAgttcaaataaatcatatatagtTGGTCAAACATTCCTTGAATCAAGAAATCATAGAGAAGTTTCACCGGAATTTCAGCTATTAAATGAAGCTATTGAAGAAGCaag attaaattcaattgcattagaagaaaggagaaacgaGATTAACGAAAAACTTGcgaagaaagatagaaagaaaaaaaagaagaagaaggataaaaggcaaaaaggaaataaagataGTGCAAGCGATAGTAATAGTACCGATCCTAGTAATTATACACATATGGCAGAAAGCGAAa gTGCAGTAAGTTTGAGCGAAATGCAGGCTTCAAATGGCGAAAGTACAGAAGTGTTACCATCGGACAAAGTTATGCAAATGGAGgatgaggaaaaaaaagaacaagaagaaaggaaacgtCATCGTGATCCTCCTATTGTATTTAAGGATGTAATAGATATCAAAGAGGAATATCAAGCATTAATCAAAGTGTTAGAAGGAAAATTAAGTGAAGAAGAACAAATGTGCTTAAACGAACTTCGACAATATGTTTTAGAGAACGAAGGTTCTTGGGCTCTCGgagacaattttttaaattttgtag GACGAATTCTATATGATAAATCTTTGCTAAATGATGCAAgggtaaaattattgaatatattatctgTTGCTGCATTAAAAGACGATGTAATCCTTTTATTACATCAGGATAGAAGGgaacatataattatgaattatgctTTCGATATTGATCGTCATCCCCAGGAAGAACAACTTCCCCTTGCACAATTT GTATTCGATGATGTTGCTGTAGAATTGACAATGGCATTATTGCAATACTTCAATGGTAGTCCTGCTGAAGAACAGTTATATGCCTGTATGAAATCATTGGCACGTTTTACGCAAATTAGTGGCCAAGATGTACCACAGCTTATACAAATGATTGGACCAGAACCAAACAAATTTCGTGGAACATCTGAAAGAATCGACGAGCAAATCGATCAAGTTAACAAGAAATTGCGTTaa
- the LOC108002390 gene encoding uncharacterized protein LOC108002390 isoform X4, which produces MATVMMVANCQLDKMENAEDVKTIVELYIYDLTKGLASMMSRLVIGQHVEGIWHTAIVAYGREYFFGPSGIQSARPGGTVLGEPLKVEKIGETYLPYSLFFEYINGLGTSTFAPGTYNLFKHNCNSFTNEVSNFLVGQDIPKYILDLPEEILKTPIGQQVGGLIEGLSNSSNKSYIVGQTFLESRNHREVSPEFQLLNEAIEEARLNSIALEERRNEINEKLAKKDRKKKKKKKDKRQKGNKDSASDSNSTDPSNYTHMAESESAVSLSEMQASNGESTEVLPSDKVMQMEDEEKKEQEERKRHRDPPIVFKDVIDIKEEYQALIKVLEGKLSEEEQMCLNELRQYVLENEGSWALGDNFLNFVGRILYDKSLLNDARVKLLNILSVAALKDDVILLLHQDRREHIIMNYAFDIDRHPQEEQLPLAQFLANMFENLSSSEWLLYISEWQHQTQNISNIRVTTKVAVHSLLSNSIDLQIRGTAIIHNLACKEVFDDVAVELTMALLQYFNGSPAEEQLYACMKSLARFTQISGQDVPQLIQMIGPEPNKFRGTSERIDEQIDQVNKKLR; this is translated from the exons CTAGACAAAATGGAAAACGCAGAAGATGTGAAGACAAtagtagaattatatatttatgatcttACCAAGGGGCTTGCTTCTATGATGTCTAGGCTCGTTATCg GTCAACATGTAGAAGGTATATGGCATACAGCTATTGTCGCTTACGGAAGAGAATATTTCTTTGGACCATCTGGAATACAAAGTGCTCGACCT GGTGGTACAGTATTAGGAGAACCGCTTAAAGTGGAAAAAATCGGAGAAACATATTTGCcatattctctcttttttgaatatataaacgGTTTGGGAACATCTACATTTGC cCCAGGTACTTACAATCTTTTTAAACATAACTGCAATAGTTTTACAAACGAAGTCAGTAATTTTCTAGTGGGCCAAGATATTCCGAAATATATTCTCGATTTACCCGAAGAAATACTTAAAAC aCCAATTGGACAACAAGTTGGAGGTCTTATAGAAGGTTTATCTAACAgttcaaataaatcatatatagtTGGTCAAACATTCCTTGAATCAAGAAATCATAGAGAAGTTTCACCGGAATTTCAGCTATTAAATGAAGCTATTGAAGAAGCaag attaaattcaattgcattagaagaaaggagaaacgaGATTAACGAAAAACTTGcgaagaaagatagaaagaaaaaaaagaagaagaaggataaaaggcaaaaaggaaataaagataGTGCAAGCGATAGTAATAGTACCGATCCTAGTAATTATACACATATGGCAGAAAGCGAAa gTGCAGTAAGTTTGAGCGAAATGCAGGCTTCAAATGGCGAAAGTACAGAAGTGTTACCATCGGACAAAGTTATGCAAATGGAGgatgaggaaaaaaaagaacaagaagaaaggaaacgtCATCGTGATCCTCCTATTGTATTTAAGGATGTAATAGATATCAAAGAGGAATATCAAGCATTAATCAAAGTGTTAGAAGGAAAATTAAGTGAAGAAGAACAAATGTGCTTAAACGAACTTCGACAATATGTTTTAGAGAACGAAGGTTCTTGGGCTCTCGgagacaattttttaaattttgtag GACGAATTCTATATGATAAATCTTTGCTAAATGATGCAAgggtaaaattattgaatatattatctgTTGCTGCATTAAAAGACGATGTAATCCTTTTATTACATCAGGATAGAAGGgaacatataattatgaattatgctTTCGATATTGATCGTCATCCCCAGGAAGAACAACTTCCCCTTGCACAATTT TTGGCAAATATGTTCGAAAATCTTAGTAGTTCGGAATggcttttatatatatcggaATGGCAACATCAAACTCAAAATATAAGTAACATAAGAGTAACGACCAAAGTCGCAGTACATTCATTGCTTTCAAATTCGATCGACTTGCAGATTCGTGGCACCGCTATTATTCACAACCTTGCCTGCAAGGAG GTATTCGATGATGTTGCTGTAGAATTGACAATGGCATTATTGCAATACTTCAATGGTAGTCCTGCTGAAGAACAGTTATATGCCTGTATGAAATCATTGGCACGTTTTACGCAAATTAGTGGCCAAGATGTACCACAGCTTATACAAATGATTGGACCAGAACCAAACAAATTTCGTGGAACATCTGAAAGAATCGACGAGCAAATCGATCAAGTTAACAAGAAATTGCGTTaa
- the LOC108002390 gene encoding uncharacterized protein LOC108002390 isoform X2 has protein sequence MENAEDVKTIVELYIYDLTKGLASMMSRLVIGQHVEGIWHTAIVAYGREYFFGPSGIQSARPGGTVLGEPLKVEKIGETYLPYSLFFEYINGLGTSTFAPGTYNLFKHNCNSFTNEVSNFLVGQDIPKYILDLPEEILKTPIGQQVGGLIEGLSNSSNKSYIVGQTFLESRNHREVSPEFQLLNEAIEEARLNSIALEERRNEINEKLAKKDRKKKKKKKDKRQKGNKDSASDSNSTDPSNYTHMAESESAVSLSEMQASNGESTEVLPSDKVMQMEDEEKKEQEERKRHRDPPIVFKDVIDIKEEYQALIKVLEGKLSEEEQMCLNELRQYVLENEGSWALGDNFLNFVGRILYDKSLLNDARVKLLNILSVAALKDDVILLLHQDRREHIIMNYAFDIDRHPQEEQLPLAQFLANMFENLSSSEWLLYISEWQHQTQNISNIRVTTKVAVHSLLSNSIDLQIRGTAIIHNLACKEKMNKSKNLRRLLPKGSISKVFDDVAVELTMALLQYFNGSPAEEQLYACMKSLARFTQISGQDVPQLIQMIGPEPNKFRGTSERIDEQIDQVNKKLR, from the exons ATGGAAAACGCAGAAGATGTGAAGACAAtagtagaattatatatttatgatcttACCAAGGGGCTTGCTTCTATGATGTCTAGGCTCGTTATCg GTCAACATGTAGAAGGTATATGGCATACAGCTATTGTCGCTTACGGAAGAGAATATTTCTTTGGACCATCTGGAATACAAAGTGCTCGACCT GGTGGTACAGTATTAGGAGAACCGCTTAAAGTGGAAAAAATCGGAGAAACATATTTGCcatattctctcttttttgaatatataaacgGTTTGGGAACATCTACATTTGC cCCAGGTACTTACAATCTTTTTAAACATAACTGCAATAGTTTTACAAACGAAGTCAGTAATTTTCTAGTGGGCCAAGATATTCCGAAATATATTCTCGATTTACCCGAAGAAATACTTAAAAC aCCAATTGGACAACAAGTTGGAGGTCTTATAGAAGGTTTATCTAACAgttcaaataaatcatatatagtTGGTCAAACATTCCTTGAATCAAGAAATCATAGAGAAGTTTCACCGGAATTTCAGCTATTAAATGAAGCTATTGAAGAAGCaag attaaattcaattgcattagaagaaaggagaaacgaGATTAACGAAAAACTTGcgaagaaagatagaaagaaaaaaaagaagaagaaggataaaaggcaaaaaggaaataaagataGTGCAAGCGATAGTAATAGTACCGATCCTAGTAATTATACACATATGGCAGAAAGCGAAa gTGCAGTAAGTTTGAGCGAAATGCAGGCTTCAAATGGCGAAAGTACAGAAGTGTTACCATCGGACAAAGTTATGCAAATGGAGgatgaggaaaaaaaagaacaagaagaaaggaaacgtCATCGTGATCCTCCTATTGTATTTAAGGATGTAATAGATATCAAAGAGGAATATCAAGCATTAATCAAAGTGTTAGAAGGAAAATTAAGTGAAGAAGAACAAATGTGCTTAAACGAACTTCGACAATATGTTTTAGAGAACGAAGGTTCTTGGGCTCTCGgagacaattttttaaattttgtag GACGAATTCTATATGATAAATCTTTGCTAAATGATGCAAgggtaaaattattgaatatattatctgTTGCTGCATTAAAAGACGATGTAATCCTTTTATTACATCAGGATAGAAGGgaacatataattatgaattatgctTTCGATATTGATCGTCATCCCCAGGAAGAACAACTTCCCCTTGCACAATTT TTGGCAAATATGTTCGAAAATCTTAGTAGTTCGGAATggcttttatatatatcggaATGGCAACATCAAACTCAAAATATAAGTAACATAAGAGTAACGACCAAAGTCGCAGTACATTCATTGCTTTCAAATTCGATCGACTTGCAGATTCGTGGCACCGCTATTATTCACAACCTTGCCTGCAAGGAG aaaatgaaCAAAAGCAAAAATCTGCGGCGACTTTTACCAAAAGGCAGCATTTCTAAG GTATTCGATGATGTTGCTGTAGAATTGACAATGGCATTATTGCAATACTTCAATGGTAGTCCTGCTGAAGAACAGTTATATGCCTGTATGAAATCATTGGCACGTTTTACGCAAATTAGTGGCCAAGATGTACCACAGCTTATACAAATGATTGGACCAGAACCAAACAAATTTCGTGGAACATCTGAAAGAATCGACGAGCAAATCGATCAAGTTAACAAGAAATTGCGTTaa
- the LOC108002390 gene encoding uncharacterized protein LOC108002390 isoform X6, giving the protein MENAEDVKTIVELYIYDLTKGLASMMSRLVIGQHVEGIWHTAIVAYGREYFFGPSGIQSARPGGTVLGEPLKVEKIGETYLPYSLFFEYINGLGTSTFAPGTYNLFKHNCNSFTNEVSNFLVGQDIPKYILDLPEEILKTPIGQQVGGLIEGLSNSSNKSYIVGQTFLESRNHREVSPEFQLLNEAIEEARLNSIALEERRNEINEKLAKKDRKKKKKKKDKRQKGNKDSASDSNSTDPSNYTHMAESESAVSLSEMQASNGESTEVLPSDKVMQMEDEEKKEQEERKRHRDPPIVFKDVIDIKEEYQALIKVLEGKLSEEEQMCLNELRQYVLENEGSWALGDNFLNFVGRILYDKSLLNDARVKLLNILSVAALKDDVILLLHQDRREHIIMNYAFDIDRHPQEEQLPLAQFLANMFENLSSSEWLLYISEWQHQTQNISNIRVTTKVAVHSLLSNSIDLQIRGTAIIHNLACKEVKTVVFDDVAVELTMALLQYFNGSPAEEQLYACMKSLARFTQISGQDVPQLIQMIGPEPNKFRGTSERIDEQIDQVNKKLR; this is encoded by the exons ATGGAAAACGCAGAAGATGTGAAGACAAtagtagaattatatatttatgatcttACCAAGGGGCTTGCTTCTATGATGTCTAGGCTCGTTATCg GTCAACATGTAGAAGGTATATGGCATACAGCTATTGTCGCTTACGGAAGAGAATATTTCTTTGGACCATCTGGAATACAAAGTGCTCGACCT GGTGGTACAGTATTAGGAGAACCGCTTAAAGTGGAAAAAATCGGAGAAACATATTTGCcatattctctcttttttgaatatataaacgGTTTGGGAACATCTACATTTGC cCCAGGTACTTACAATCTTTTTAAACATAACTGCAATAGTTTTACAAACGAAGTCAGTAATTTTCTAGTGGGCCAAGATATTCCGAAATATATTCTCGATTTACCCGAAGAAATACTTAAAAC aCCAATTGGACAACAAGTTGGAGGTCTTATAGAAGGTTTATCTAACAgttcaaataaatcatatatagtTGGTCAAACATTCCTTGAATCAAGAAATCATAGAGAAGTTTCACCGGAATTTCAGCTATTAAATGAAGCTATTGAAGAAGCaag attaaattcaattgcattagaagaaaggagaaacgaGATTAACGAAAAACTTGcgaagaaagatagaaagaaaaaaaagaagaagaaggataaaaggcaaaaaggaaataaagataGTGCAAGCGATAGTAATAGTACCGATCCTAGTAATTATACACATATGGCAGAAAGCGAAa gTGCAGTAAGTTTGAGCGAAATGCAGGCTTCAAATGGCGAAAGTACAGAAGTGTTACCATCGGACAAAGTTATGCAAATGGAGgatgaggaaaaaaaagaacaagaagaaaggaaacgtCATCGTGATCCTCCTATTGTATTTAAGGATGTAATAGATATCAAAGAGGAATATCAAGCATTAATCAAAGTGTTAGAAGGAAAATTAAGTGAAGAAGAACAAATGTGCTTAAACGAACTTCGACAATATGTTTTAGAGAACGAAGGTTCTTGGGCTCTCGgagacaattttttaaattttgtag GACGAATTCTATATGATAAATCTTTGCTAAATGATGCAAgggtaaaattattgaatatattatctgTTGCTGCATTAAAAGACGATGTAATCCTTTTATTACATCAGGATAGAAGGgaacatataattatgaattatgctTTCGATATTGATCGTCATCCCCAGGAAGAACAACTTCCCCTTGCACAATTT TTGGCAAATATGTTCGAAAATCTTAGTAGTTCGGAATggcttttatatatatcggaATGGCAACATCAAACTCAAAATATAAGTAACATAAGAGTAACGACCAAAGTCGCAGTACATTCATTGCTTTCAAATTCGATCGACTTGCAGATTCGTGGCACCGCTATTATTCACAACCTTGCCTGCAAGGAGGTAAAAACTGTG GTATTCGATGATGTTGCTGTAGAATTGACAATGGCATTATTGCAATACTTCAATGGTAGTCCTGCTGAAGAACAGTTATATGCCTGTATGAAATCATTGGCACGTTTTACGCAAATTAGTGGCCAAGATGTACCACAGCTTATACAAATGATTGGACCAGAACCAAACAAATTTCGTGGAACATCTGAAAGAATCGACGAGCAAATCGATCAAGTTAACAAGAAATTGCGTTaa